In Paenibacillus hexagrammi, the following are encoded in one genomic region:
- a CDS encoding glycosyl hydrolase 115 family protein, which translates to MMEANTSKMMQLDGSVYVHISESPTSPVRHAVRMLTRDLQAVLGHESQVCEEAANADIIIRYALAEDSCAEQEESFVIRFDKENGRDRLIVAARDELGLVYGILYVSETYLGIQPFWFWADQAIGQKEIIAIPCENYDSPARKVRFRGWFVNDEVCLIGWKQPYPPSREVWLPVFEALLRCGGNMVIPGTDLPKNGIHFELASEMGLWITHHHAEPLGAEMFLRAYTGRAASYKDEPELFERLWEKAIEKQKHQRVLWVLSFRGQGDKPFWENDPTFDTPEKRGAMISKVIRRQYDMIAEKVENPVYCAALYGEISELYKGGYIDLPDDVIKVWADNGYGKMVSRRHGNLNLRMPALPGADDQGKHGVYYHVTFHDLQASNHLTMFQGSAAFICDELGQAFESGATEYLLVNSGNIRPHVYQLDLVRELWNQGWINPELHLQQFVSSYYGSGQEEIAELYRTYAEASISYGSHSDDLAGEEFYHHPARRIIGHWLQGKCGEPDTGLIWAAGDVPFAEQIRWFGQRCGQGQEAWSSWLERCEDVMNQAAAEYQQRIVDQLKFHGVLHQSGAEGFMWLCRSYEAYSSGQYPQAFVYASQSMWCYQRGLEAMRDSEHGKWERFYSADWLTNIASTVNNVDTLRRFLRMHGDSPDFFLWYKEYLMPETEKYIYLENTHRNPLSDDELAWRLRDYFRTMEQ; encoded by the coding sequence ATGATGGAAGCAAACACTTCAAAGATGATGCAGCTTGACGGCAGTGTGTACGTTCATATCTCTGAATCTCCGACTTCACCGGTCCGTCATGCTGTGCGGATGTTGACGAGGGATTTACAAGCGGTACTCGGCCATGAGTCTCAAGTATGCGAAGAAGCTGCAAATGCTGATATTATCATACGATATGCTTTGGCGGAAGACAGCTGCGCCGAGCAGGAAGAGTCCTTTGTTATCAGGTTTGATAAAGAGAACGGACGAGACCGGCTTATCGTCGCAGCCCGTGACGAGTTAGGGCTAGTCTACGGAATTCTATATGTGAGTGAGACCTATTTGGGTATTCAGCCATTCTGGTTCTGGGCGGATCAGGCGATTGGGCAGAAGGAGATCATCGCTATTCCGTGTGAAAATTACGATTCACCGGCGCGTAAGGTCAGATTCCGTGGATGGTTTGTCAATGACGAAGTATGCCTGATCGGCTGGAAGCAACCGTATCCGCCATCCAGAGAGGTGTGGCTGCCGGTATTCGAAGCGCTGCTTCGCTGCGGGGGCAACATGGTCATTCCGGGAACCGACCTGCCCAAGAACGGCATTCATTTTGAGTTAGCTTCTGAAATGGGGCTGTGGATTACGCATCATCACGCCGAGCCGCTAGGGGCTGAGATGTTCCTGCGTGCTTATACAGGCAGAGCAGCCAGCTACAAGGACGAGCCTGAACTGTTCGAAAGGCTGTGGGAGAAGGCGATCGAGAAGCAAAAGCATCAGCGTGTTCTATGGGTGCTTTCCTTCCGGGGACAAGGCGACAAGCCGTTTTGGGAAAACGACCCTACCTTCGACACGCCGGAGAAGCGCGGTGCGATGATCAGTAAGGTGATTCGCAGACAGTACGATATGATCGCGGAGAAAGTGGAGAACCCGGTCTATTGTGCAGCTCTTTACGGTGAAATTTCTGAGCTGTATAAGGGTGGTTACATCGATCTTCCTGATGATGTTATCAAAGTATGGGCGGATAACGGCTATGGGAAAATGGTCTCGCGCAGACACGGCAATCTCAATTTGCGGATGCCGGCACTGCCGGGTGCAGACGATCAAGGCAAGCACGGCGTCTACTATCACGTGACGTTTCATGATTTACAGGCTTCTAACCATTTGACAATGTTTCAGGGGTCAGCCGCATTCATCTGTGATGAACTTGGGCAGGCCTTTGAGTCAGGGGCAACCGAGTATTTACTTGTAAACAGCGGTAATATACGCCCCCATGTATACCAGCTGGATTTAGTCCGGGAGCTGTGGAATCAAGGATGGATCAACCCGGAACTTCACCTGCAGCAATTCGTAAGCAGCTACTATGGCAGCGGGCAGGAGGAGATTGCTGAACTGTATCGCACTTATGCAGAAGCGTCCATTTCTTATGGTTCTCACTCCGATGATTTGGCAGGTGAAGAGTTCTATCATCACCCTGCCAGAAGAATCATCGGTCATTGGCTGCAAGGGAAGTGTGGCGAGCCGGATACCGGCCTGATTTGGGCCGCCGGCGATGTACCGTTTGCCGAGCAGATCCGCTGGTTTGGGCAGCGCTGCGGGCAGGGGCAGGAGGCTTGGAGCTCGTGGCTCGAGCGGTGCGAGGATGTCATGAATCAGGCTGCGGCGGAGTATCAGCAGCGGATTGTGGATCAGTTGAAGTTCCATGGCGTACTGCATCAGTCGGGAGCCGAAGGCTTCATGTGGCTGTGCCGTTCTTATGAAGCTTACAGCAGCGGGCAGTATCCTCAAGCTTTCGTGTATGCTTCGCAATCGATGTGGTGCTACCAGCGCGGACTCGAAGCCATGCGAGATTCCGAGCATGGGAAGTGGGAACGCTTCTACAGTGCGGACTGGCTGACCAATATCGCAAGCACAGTGAATAATGTCGACACGTTGCGCCGCTTTTTGCGCATGCACGGGGATAGTCCGGACTTTTTCCTCTGGTACAAGGAGTATTTGATGCCGGAGACCGAGAAATATATTTACTTGGAGAATACGCACCGCAATCCGTTATCGGACGATGAATTGGCATGGAGATTGCGGGATTATTTTAGAACGATGGAACAATAA
- a CDS encoding carbohydrate ABC transporter permease, with product MITQRKPLTHLILLISSVLMMYPVFWWLGASFKTNEEMRSPNLFPESLRWSNYSDGWVSVPNYHFGVFYLNNLELILGVLFTSVISCSLVAFAFARLDFPLRKVWFGVLLLTLMLPTQVTIVPQYVLFSKLDWINTYLPFYVPHLLAGGVGGPFFIYLLVQFIRSIPRELDESAKMDGCSWFGIYWRIVIPLTKPALVTVAIYCFLWNWDDFFGQLLYINSVDKYTVNLALKLFIDSQGTVPWGQMLAMSLVSVIPAVIIFFMAQKHFVEGIASGALKG from the coding sequence ATGATTACTCAAAGAAAGCCTCTCACACATCTCATTTTGCTGATCTCCAGCGTGCTTATGATGTATCCGGTTTTTTGGTGGCTGGGAGCTTCCTTTAAAACAAATGAAGAAATGCGCTCTCCAAATTTGTTTCCCGAGTCGCTTCGCTGGTCCAATTATTCGGATGGCTGGGTGTCCGTTCCTAACTACCATTTTGGGGTGTTCTATCTGAACAACCTGGAACTTATTCTAGGAGTATTGTTCACGAGCGTAATCTCCTGCAGTTTGGTTGCTTTTGCTTTCGCTAGACTGGATTTCCCGCTTAGAAAAGTATGGTTCGGCGTACTATTGTTAACCTTGATGCTGCCAACACAGGTTACCATCGTGCCGCAGTATGTGCTTTTCAGCAAGCTGGACTGGATTAACACTTACCTGCCCTTCTATGTTCCTCATCTTTTGGCTGGAGGAGTAGGCGGTCCCTTCTTTATCTATCTGCTAGTACAATTTATCCGTTCTATTCCTAGAGAGTTGGATGAATCAGCGAAAATGGACGGATGTTCTTGGTTCGGTATATACTGGCGGATTGTCATTCCATTGACGAAGCCTGCGCTCGTAACGGTTGCGATCTATTGCTTCCTATGGAACTGGGATGATTTCTTCGGCCAATTACTCTATATCAATTCCGTTGATAAATATACAGTTAACCTGGCGCTGAAGCTGTTCATCGATTCGCAGGGTACCGTGCCTTGGGGACAAATGTTGGCTATGTCCTTGGTATCTGTGATTCCTGCCGTCATTATCTTTTTTATGGCTCAGAAGCATTTTGTGGAAGGTATTGCTTCCGGTGCTCTAAAAGGCTAA
- a CDS encoding response regulator transcription factor, whose product MWKIAIVDDDFQVLRGLKHIIPWDELHAELAGEAIDGEQGIELVRREEPDIVITDLYMPGISGIEMIEQLRSEGYQGRFVILSGYTDFEYARQAIRLGVEDYLNKPITVEQIRKVLFRVTESLEESNLEKMEKNELQSFVRHYEKQISQDQLASLLNGTIRAGLSDLKLPHPEIWWTERDQQVVILELSKTERVSNISNSDWHLFRYAITNITTEVLAQEWPESDYLWLFGPYSAMVLHIEREETREYVEERLNHICDTLIQHMMQYLGLTIQAGRGQRKSSWTELKQSADEAFEALDESEGRSLGVEFVRQLAQLLTSGEEEEIRGHIQAFITQQEASGHSADMKIFYKVLAAELWTLIQYAAQQAGKTLAGASDDSAIVQADTIINRSDLEAFVQAKLKLIVLKKEPAIGQKHKAAVEFMISYIHEHYAEDITLDDLAGQLFISKNYLNQLFKKVTGETFMNYVIRVRLEKAKALLLEGNLLIYEVAESVGYQNVPYFSTLFKKYTGMNPSDVLKK is encoded by the coding sequence ATGTGGAAAATAGCCATTGTCGATGATGACTTTCAGGTTCTTAGAGGATTGAAACACATTATTCCTTGGGACGAGCTTCATGCAGAGCTGGCGGGAGAGGCGATCGACGGAGAACAAGGGATCGAGCTCGTTCGGCGTGAGGAGCCGGATATTGTCATTACCGACTTATATATGCCCGGCATTAGCGGCATTGAGATGATTGAGCAGCTTCGAAGTGAGGGGTATCAGGGACGGTTTGTCATTCTGAGCGGTTACACGGATTTCGAATACGCCCGCCAAGCGATTCGGCTTGGTGTTGAGGATTATTTGAACAAGCCGATTACCGTAGAACAAATTAGAAAAGTCTTGTTCAGGGTAACCGAAAGTTTGGAAGAGAGCAACTTGGAGAAGATGGAGAAGAACGAGCTTCAGAGCTTTGTTCGGCACTATGAGAAACAAATCTCTCAGGATCAGCTAGCCTCCTTATTAAATGGAACGATCCGTGCAGGTTTATCGGATTTGAAGCTGCCGCATCCGGAAATATGGTGGACGGAGAGGGACCAGCAGGTCGTTATTTTAGAGCTGTCTAAAACGGAGCGTGTCAGCAATATTTCAAATTCCGATTGGCATCTGTTCCGGTATGCGATAACGAATATTACTACAGAGGTACTGGCACAGGAATGGCCGGAGTCCGATTATTTATGGTTGTTTGGGCCCTATTCTGCTATGGTTCTGCATATTGAGAGAGAAGAAACTAGGGAATATGTGGAAGAGCGCCTTAACCATATATGCGACACACTCATTCAACATATGATGCAGTATTTGGGTCTTACCATACAAGCAGGCAGGGGCCAGCGCAAAAGCAGCTGGACAGAGCTCAAGCAATCAGCTGATGAAGCCTTTGAAGCTTTGGATGAATCCGAAGGAAGATCCCTTGGCGTTGAATTTGTCAGGCAGCTTGCACAGCTGCTCACCTCAGGTGAGGAAGAGGAAATCCGGGGACACATTCAAGCGTTCATCACGCAGCAGGAGGCATCCGGACATTCAGCCGACATGAAGATTTTTTATAAAGTGCTGGCAGCTGAGCTGTGGACATTGATTCAGTATGCAGCCCAGCAGGCAGGCAAGACACTTGCAGGAGCGTCTGACGATTCCGCGATCGTGCAAGCCGACACGATTATTAATCGTTCGGATTTGGAAGCATTCGTTCAAGCGAAGCTGAAGCTCATTGTTCTGAAGAAGGAACCCGCAATCGGTCAAAAGCATAAGGCGGCGGTAGAATTCATGATTAGCTATATCCACGAGCACTATGCGGAAGATATTACTTTGGATGACTTAGCCGGGCAATTATTTATATCCAAGAACTACTTGAATCAATTGTTTAAAAAGGTGACAGGGGAAACGTTCATGAACTATGTGATTCGGGTTCGGCTGGAGAAAGCGAAAGCGCTGCTGCTGGAAGGAAATCTGCTGATTTATGAGGTTGCAGAAAGCGTGGGCTACCAAAATGTTCCTTATTTCAGCACACTTTTCAAAAAATATACAGGCATGAACCCCAGCGATGTGTTGAAAAAGTGA
- a CDS encoding cache domain-containing sensor histidine kinase translates to MLRNPFKNYRIIAVFFFSSAFIIALLIGIVITMSYSRTSNQIAENTTYYQTRLLNELSKKVSTSLIGIEQTSGTAAKNVDLLYGRLRDGDAYERQRAESEIRSQLNYTVFGIPILQSIHMYSDYPFTSDTQGPVTFYPMSQLNEEPWYAGIVDTDSAWLGEHTIVTNGREESVISFARKVMNNSNQYYSLLVFNIKVSNIQFLVSSEDENRNIALLDAAGRLMTHSGDEQLLQQATMTLKGEMVQPSGSLRSGNAFYVWAKSPDAQWTLFELSSWNDMMKSSASMARLFVILGASTILLVFLLTLFLSRRFMNPMNQLLRAMSRFSPGEKQELPTDYSNEFGKLFQGYRKLTQRIDDLYASLHEQHERQREAELKSLQMMINPHFLYNTMDQINWIAIEAGQSKISSMLSQVAGMFRLALSNTDSLVTVTEEIAHIECYLKFQQVRWSDRLQYTIQVEEDAAACLMPKIMLQPFIENAFMHGFHGVQEARLSVSINRQEDELVVCIQDNGKGLSPNWDHKPRKREGMD, encoded by the coding sequence ATGCTGAGAAATCCATTTAAAAATTATCGGATTATTGCGGTGTTTTTCTTTAGCTCCGCCTTTATCATTGCATTATTGATCGGTATTGTCATCACGATGAGCTACTCCCGAACCTCCAACCAAATTGCTGAGAATACCACGTATTATCAGACAAGACTGCTAAATGAGCTGAGCAAGAAGGTCAGTACCAGCTTAATCGGGATTGAGCAGACATCGGGGACGGCCGCTAAGAATGTGGACTTGCTGTATGGCAGGCTGCGGGATGGAGATGCTTATGAGAGGCAGCGGGCAGAGAGTGAAATTCGCAGCCAATTGAATTATACGGTGTTTGGAATTCCCATTCTGCAGTCGATTCATATGTACTCGGACTATCCATTCACCTCGGACACGCAGGGGCCTGTTACGTTCTACCCGATGAGTCAACTAAATGAGGAGCCGTGGTATGCAGGGATTGTCGATACGGACAGCGCTTGGCTGGGTGAGCATACCATTGTAACAAACGGACGTGAAGAGTCCGTCATCAGCTTCGCGCGTAAAGTGATGAATAACAGTAACCAGTACTACAGCTTACTGGTCTTTAATATTAAGGTGTCTAATATTCAATTCCTGGTATCTTCGGAGGATGAGAACCGGAATATTGCGCTGCTTGATGCTGCAGGAAGGCTTATGACGCATTCCGGCGATGAACAATTGCTTCAACAAGCAACCATGACATTAAAAGGGGAAATGGTCCAGCCAAGCGGGTCGCTCCGATCCGGCAATGCTTTTTATGTATGGGCGAAATCACCGGATGCGCAGTGGACCTTGTTTGAACTAAGCTCCTGGAATGACATGATGAAGAGCAGCGCCAGCATGGCCAGACTGTTCGTTATTTTAGGTGCCTCTACCATACTTCTCGTCTTTCTGCTCACCTTGTTCTTGTCGCGCAGGTTTATGAATCCGATGAATCAATTACTGCGGGCCATGAGCCGATTCTCACCGGGTGAAAAGCAGGAGCTGCCGACCGATTACAGCAATGAATTCGGTAAGCTGTTTCAAGGCTATCGCAAGCTGACGCAAAGGATCGACGATCTGTACGCATCGCTTCATGAACAGCATGAGCGGCAGCGGGAGGCGGAGCTGAAATCTTTGCAGATGATGATTAATCCGCATTTTTTGTATAACACTATGGATCAGATCAACTGGATCGCGATTGAAGCAGGTCAAAGCAAGATCAGCAGCATGCTTTCGCAGGTTGCCGGTATGTTCCGGCTTGCGCTGTCCAATACCGACAGTCTGGTGACCGTTACCGAAGAGATTGCCCATATCGAATGTTATTTGAAATTCCAGCAGGTCAGATGGTCCGATCGACTTCAATATACCATTCAGGTTGAAGAGGACGCAGCGGCATGCCTCATGCCCAAGATTATGCTTCAGCCTTTCATAGAGAACGCATTTATGCATGGTTTTCATGGTGTTCAGGAAGCTAGGCTGTCCGTAAGCATTAACCGGCAAGAGGATGAGCTCGTTGTTTGTATACAGGATAATGGCAAGGGATTGAGCCCAAACTGGGATCATAAACCCCGTAAAAGGGAGGGTATGGACTGA
- a CDS encoding ABC transporter substrate-binding protein, producing MKKKLLTAALSLVVTASLTACGGNAANNAPSTNSQKPAETQKAADSNAPVKLRIAWWGSQERHDATQKALAQYTQAHPNVTFESEFSGWDGYFDKLGVQFAAKNAPDIIQMDAAYLNEYVGRNLVADLSSINVADMDKALLESGKINGKLFAMPLGSAAFGMVYDKTVVEKLGLSAPAWDWTWDDYYKFGQEAKAKLGKDKYVFVDQSSDLYDYTAYQLSQGKGQVFTDNKLSIDKDTWIGYMKKQDEMRKAGIITPADMTVTDKELDPKMDNVVNGNAIARHLFSNQVGSINSLKPDAFGYTTLPKGSQAGGWLKPGMFWSVNAASKQQEEAKKFVEWFINDQEAGKTLGLTRGIPGNSKIVDMLSPNFSPADKASMEFINKVAPNAQKFVAEPQGWGNFKKDYKTIVEKLMFEKATPEQAYDELMKKAKEYDSAVKK from the coding sequence ATGAAGAAAAAATTACTTACGGCTGCGCTTTCACTTGTTGTGACCGCTTCCTTAACCGCATGCGGCGGTAATGCCGCTAACAACGCACCATCCACGAATTCGCAGAAACCTGCGGAAACACAAAAGGCTGCCGATTCCAATGCACCGGTAAAGCTTCGTATTGCTTGGTGGGGATCTCAGGAGCGTCATGATGCGACACAGAAAGCTCTTGCTCAATATACGCAGGCTCATCCGAATGTAACCTTTGAAAGTGAATTCTCCGGATGGGACGGATATTTTGATAAGCTTGGCGTTCAGTTCGCAGCGAAGAATGCGCCAGACATTATTCAGATGGATGCAGCCTATCTCAACGAATATGTGGGCCGCAATCTGGTTGCGGATCTAAGCAGCATTAACGTAGCAGATATGGACAAGGCCTTGTTGGAGTCCGGCAAAATCAATGGTAAGCTGTTCGCGATGCCGCTCGGCAGTGCTGCATTCGGTATGGTATATGATAAGACGGTTGTTGAAAAGCTCGGTTTAAGCGCTCCAGCGTGGGATTGGACATGGGACGACTACTACAAATTCGGGCAAGAAGCGAAAGCGAAGCTGGGCAAAGATAAGTACGTCTTCGTAGACCAGAGCTCCGACTTGTACGACTACACGGCCTATCAATTGAGTCAAGGCAAAGGCCAAGTATTTACAGATAACAAGCTGTCCATTGATAAAGATACTTGGATCGGATACATGAAGAAGCAGGACGAAATGAGAAAAGCCGGCATCATCACACCTGCAGATATGACTGTAACGGATAAGGAACTTGATCCGAAAATGGACAACGTCGTCAACGGCAACGCAATTGCCCGTCACCTGTTCTCGAATCAGGTCGGTTCGATTAACAGCTTGAAGCCGGATGCTTTCGGATATACAACACTTCCTAAAGGCTCGCAAGCAGGCGGTTGGTTGAAGCCCGGCATGTTCTGGAGCGTAAATGCTGCTTCCAAACAGCAGGAAGAGGCGAAGAAGTTTGTAGAATGGTTCATTAATGATCAGGAAGCCGGTAAGACACTCGGACTAACTCGCGGTATCCCTGGTAACTCCAAGATCGTAGATATGCTGTCGCCTAACTTTAGCCCAGCGGACAAAGCATCGATGGAATTCATCAATAAAGTAGCTCCTAATGCGCAAAAATTTGTTGCTGAACCTCAAGGCTGGGGCAACTTCAAGAAAGACTATAAAACAATTGTAGAGAAATTGATGTTCGAAAAAGCAACTCCAGAGCAGGCTTACGACGAACTGATGAAAAAAGCCAAGGAATACGATTCTGCGGTAAAAAAATAA